In the genome of Nocardia terpenica, one region contains:
- a CDS encoding NAD(P)/FAD-dependent oxidoreductase, with product MQPEDKQTYDVAIVGGGVGGSALAAILARHGVRVLIVEGGGHPRFAIGESTVPETTIGLRVLARRYDVPEIANLANNTDLRHHVSSACGVKRNFSFAYHREGEPFRARECTQYPTWGPPLGPDSHFFRQDVDAYLYSVALSYGATGRTHTPITGVEFDSAGAELHTGSGETYRAAFVVDAGGMRSVLADVLDLRIDPPYRTRSRAIYSHFVGVQPFDRVIPPRREHGMPSPLGQGTLHHLFEGGWMWVIPFDNHVESTNPLCSVGINLDIDRYPRPDDMTAEQEFWSHVERFPTIARQLAHAKAVRPYIASTRSQFASRQVVGPRWCMLPHASDFIDPLFSSGLAVTVMALNALAHRLIDAVRADDYAVERFDYLQTWTKRMFDYYDALVFNSYTAFDDFELWNAWNRVWTIGTLYGATSQIQTLLSYERRQRPEAFEALERAPYRGLQAIDNPQFAELFDTACAAMADYRAGDIKSDEACGRIYDALGRSGLVPRVWGTLDPADRCPAGTFTLPPMHFIHLWGKHFSPAHVRGSYFTQGVGTVVRDAAGFYAKQVGRNVTALHQSMRDMWINWNQDWQKVGGPRR from the coding sequence ATGCAGCCGGAAGACAAACAGACCTATGACGTTGCGATCGTCGGCGGGGGAGTAGGTGGCTCCGCGCTGGCGGCGATCCTCGCCCGCCACGGGGTGCGTGTGCTGATCGTCGAGGGCGGCGGGCATCCGCGCTTCGCGATCGGCGAGTCGACGGTCCCCGAGACCACCATCGGGCTGCGGGTGCTGGCTCGCCGCTACGACGTTCCCGAGATCGCCAACCTCGCCAACAACACCGACCTGCGCCACCACGTCAGCAGCGCGTGCGGGGTGAAGCGCAACTTCAGCTTCGCCTACCACCGGGAGGGCGAACCCTTCCGCGCCCGCGAGTGCACCCAGTACCCGACCTGGGGTCCGCCGCTGGGCCCGGACTCGCACTTCTTCCGGCAGGACGTGGACGCCTACCTGTACTCGGTCGCCCTGTCCTACGGCGCGACCGGGCGCACCCACACGCCCATCACCGGCGTCGAATTCGATTCCGCCGGAGCCGAACTGCACACCGGCTCCGGCGAGACCTACCGCGCCGCGTTCGTCGTCGACGCGGGCGGGATGCGCAGCGTGCTGGCCGACGTGCTGGACCTGCGCATCGACCCGCCGTATCGCACCCGCTCGCGCGCGATCTACAGCCACTTCGTCGGCGTGCAGCCCTTCGACCGGGTGATCCCGCCGCGCCGCGAGCACGGCATGCCGAGCCCGCTCGGGCAGGGCACCCTGCACCACCTGTTCGAGGGCGGCTGGATGTGGGTGATCCCGTTCGACAACCACGTCGAATCCACCAATCCGCTGTGCAGCGTGGGCATCAACCTCGACATCGACCGCTACCCGCGGCCCGACGATATGACCGCGGAGCAGGAGTTCTGGTCGCACGTCGAGCGATTCCCCACCATCGCACGGCAATTGGCGCACGCGAAGGCCGTGCGCCCCTACATCGCGAGCACCCGCAGCCAGTTCGCCTCCCGCCAGGTGGTCGGGCCGCGCTGGTGCATGCTGCCGCACGCGTCGGACTTCATCGATCCGCTGTTCTCGAGCGGGCTGGCGGTGACGGTGATGGCGCTCAACGCGCTCGCGCACCGGCTCATCGACGCCGTGCGCGCCGACGACTACGCGGTGGAGCGGTTCGACTACCTACAGACCTGGACCAAGCGCATGTTCGACTACTACGACGCGCTGGTGTTCAACTCCTACACCGCCTTCGACGATTTCGAGCTGTGGAACGCCTGGAACCGGGTGTGGACCATCGGCACCCTGTACGGCGCGACCTCGCAGATCCAGACGCTGCTGTCCTATGAGCGGCGGCAGCGGCCGGAGGCGTTCGAGGCGCTGGAGCGCGCCCCCTACCGGGGACTGCAGGCCATCGACAATCCGCAGTTCGCCGAGCTTTTCGACACCGCGTGCGCGGCGATGGCCGACTACCGCGCGGGGGACATCAAATCCGACGAGGCGTGCGGGCGCATCTACGACGCGCTCGGCCGCAGCGGCCTGGTGCCGCGGGTGTGGGGCACCCTCGACCCGGCCGACCGGTGTCCGGCGGGCACGTTCACGCTGCCGCCGATGCACTTCATCCACCTGTGGGGCAAGCATTTCAGCCCGGCGCACGTGCGCGGCTCGTATTTCACCCAGGGCGTCGGCACCGTGGTGCGCGACGCGGCCGGGTTCTATGCCAAACAGGTCGGTCGCAATGTGACTGCGCTGCACCAGTCCATGCGCGATATGTGGATCAATTGGAATCAGGATTGGCAGAAGGTAGGGGGACCGCGACGGTGA
- a CDS encoding ParB/RepB/Spo0J family partition protein, whose protein sequence is MVAECEQLDTSQDIGQRRSADRSAVTHLHAVDGARAVEKVPIAELVGADSPRSGGADEAHVLRLIEAGDQLPPIIVHRPTMRVIDGVHRVRAAVHEGRTEIDAIFFEGSRESAFVLAVQTNIRHGLPLSLSDRRAAAVRIIGAHPAWSDRMIAKIAGLSARTVRGVRTCATAESEQLHGRVGADGRYRPLASATSRQLAAEMLTAHPEASLRQVAKAVGISPGTVRDVRDRLRRGEDPVLPRRTAGRPAPRREAVPPTEEPPPVDVPQMLQTLGKDPSLRLNEEGRKLLRWLHLHAVDLEDCAQVIASAPDHCVGVMAELARGCADSWARISAELADRVPD, encoded by the coding sequence ATGGTCGCCGAATGCGAACAATTGGACACATCCCAGGACATCGGTCAGCGGCGGTCGGCGGACCGCTCGGCGGTCACCCACCTGCATGCCGTCGACGGCGCGCGGGCGGTGGAGAAGGTGCCGATCGCGGAGTTGGTCGGCGCGGACTCGCCACGCTCGGGCGGCGCGGACGAGGCGCACGTGCTGCGGCTGATCGAGGCCGGTGATCAGCTACCGCCGATCATCGTGCACCGGCCGACGATGCGGGTCATCGACGGCGTGCATCGGGTCCGCGCCGCCGTGCACGAGGGCCGCACGGAGATCGATGCGATCTTCTTCGAGGGCTCCCGCGAATCGGCGTTCGTGCTGGCCGTGCAGACCAATATCCGGCACGGCCTGCCGCTGTCGCTGAGCGACCGCCGGGCCGCCGCGGTGCGCATCATCGGGGCCCATCCGGCCTGGTCGGACCGGATGATCGCGAAGATCGCGGGCCTGTCCGCCCGGACCGTGCGCGGCGTGCGCACGTGTGCAACCGCGGAGTCGGAGCAGTTGCACGGCCGGGTGGGCGCCGACGGCCGCTACCGCCCGCTCGCCTCCGCGACCAGCCGCCAGCTGGCGGCCGAGATGCTGACCGCGCATCCGGAGGCATCGCTGCGGCAGGTCGCCAAGGCGGTCGGCATCTCCCCGGGGACCGTGCGCGACGTGCGAGATCGGTTGCGCCGCGGGGAGGATCCGGTGCTGCCGCGCCGCACGGCCGGGCGGCCCGCGCCCCGCCGCGAGGCCGTGCCGCCGACGGAGGAACCGCCGCCGGTGGACGTCCCGCAGATGCTGCAGACCCTGGGCAAGGACCCGTCGCTGCGGCTCAACGAGGAGGGCCGCAAGCTGCTGCGCTGGCTGCATCTGCACGCGGTGGATCTGGAGGACTGCGCCCAGGTCATCGCGTCGGCGCCCGATCACTGCGTCGGCGTGATGGCCGAGCTGGCCCGCGGTTGCGCGGACAGCTGGGCGCGTATCTCCGCGGAACTGGCCGATCGTGTACCCGACTGA
- a CDS encoding acyl carrier protein, whose translation MIEKIRESVITALREMNYDTSEVTGATILGPEGLDLESLAVAELAVRLQDEYGVRFQDEEMGELAGATLDQFAAIVSERISAAPAGADSV comes from the coding sequence ATGATTGAGAAAATTCGCGAGTCGGTAATCACGGCGCTGCGCGAGATGAATTACGACACCTCCGAGGTGACCGGCGCGACGATCCTCGGGCCGGAGGGTCTGGATCTGGAATCGCTGGCCGTCGCCGAGCTCGCCGTCCGGTTGCAGGACGAATACGGCGTCCGATTCCAGGACGAGGAAATGGGCGAACTGGCCGGGGCCACGCTCGATCAATTCGCCGCGATCGTGAGCGAGCGCATCTCCGCCGCGCCGGCCGGCGCGGATTCGGTGTAG
- a CDS encoding beta-ketoacyl-[acyl-carrier-protein] synthase family protein → MTQHSVPRAVVTGIGLVTPIGRAIDEFFSVLCEPGSGLVRPPRGHIGEGLVDAAGIAPVIDPFSVVPRTDAGVADRFSVMAVAAADDALADAGVKIGEDVDPNRVAVIVSTGAGGMETFEQQALVQHARGTGAVSPYLFAGFLPNMAAARIAIKYGIRGPSATISTACAASAHAIAEALRLIRGGDADVVVCGGTEASLGPTGLAGFRNARALSSGWDDPTQASRPFDRHRNGFVLGEGGGVLVVERADLTDARGGSGYADLIGWGATTDAYHLVMPRPDGSSAAQSMRVALRNADVSTDRVGYLNAHGTGTRIGDLSEVKAIREVFGDDQPKVSSTKGVTGHLLGGAGAIEAAATVLAMSRGQLPPTKNLDDPDPKCELDHVRGTALATKVDVALSNSFAFGGHNVSLVFAQPSTRRRRGSGEADGEA, encoded by the coding sequence ATGACACAGCATTCGGTCCCGCGCGCGGTCGTCACCGGCATCGGCCTGGTGACCCCGATCGGCCGCGCGATCGACGAGTTCTTCTCGGTCCTGTGCGAACCGGGCTCCGGACTGGTGCGGCCACCACGGGGACATATCGGTGAGGGTCTGGTCGATGCCGCCGGGATCGCGCCGGTCATCGATCCGTTCTCGGTGGTGCCGCGCACCGACGCCGGTGTGGCCGACCGGTTTTCGGTGATGGCGGTGGCCGCCGCCGACGACGCGCTGGCGGACGCGGGGGTGAAGATCGGCGAGGACGTCGATCCGAACCGCGTGGCCGTGATCGTGTCCACCGGCGCGGGCGGCATGGAAACCTTCGAACAGCAGGCCCTCGTGCAGCATGCGCGGGGGACGGGCGCGGTCAGCCCGTATTTGTTCGCCGGGTTCCTGCCGAACATGGCCGCGGCCCGCATCGCCATCAAGTACGGGATCCGCGGGCCCAGCGCCACCATCTCCACCGCCTGCGCGGCCAGCGCGCACGCGATCGCGGAGGCGCTGCGGCTGATTCGCGGCGGCGACGCCGACGTCGTGGTCTGCGGCGGCACCGAGGCGTCGCTGGGACCGACCGGCCTGGCCGGGTTCCGCAACGCGCGGGCCCTGTCGTCGGGCTGGGACGATCCGACCCAGGCGAGCCGCCCGTTCGATCGGCACCGCAACGGTTTCGTGCTCGGCGAGGGCGGCGGCGTCCTGGTCGTCGAGCGCGCCGACCTCACCGACGCGCGCGGTGGCTCCGGCTACGCCGATCTCATCGGCTGGGGCGCCACCACCGACGCCTACCACCTGGTGATGCCGCGGCCGGACGGGTCCAGCGCGGCGCAGAGCATGCGCGTCGCGCTGCGCAACGCGGACGTGTCCACCGATCGGGTGGGCTATCTGAACGCGCACGGCACCGGCACCCGCATCGGGGACCTGTCCGAGGTCAAGGCCATCCGCGAGGTGTTCGGCGACGACCAGCCGAAGGTGAGCTCCACCAAGGGCGTCACCGGTCATCTGCTGGGCGGCGCGGGCGCGATCGAGGCCGCGGCGACGGTGCTGGCGATGTCGCGCGGGCAGCTGCCGCCCACCAAGAACCTCGACGACCCGGACCCCAAATGCGAGCTCGACCACGTGCGCGGCACCGCGCTGGCCACGAAGGTGGATGTGGCGCTGTCGAATTCGTTCGCCTTCGGCGGGCACAACGTGAGCCTGGTGTTCGCGCAGCCGTCCACCCGCCGCCGCCGGGGCAGCGGCGAGGCCGACGGGGAGGCGTGA
- a CDS encoding ester cyclase encodes MTEATQRPYFDLLPSFDALRRRDLGDAPWWDDDSVYDLGSRGVRRGRTEIRGYFDEMLCAFPDFDIEIRRVVTEGSSRAVQWEAVGTFTGGPFQGVSPTGTRVTFHGLDLIEFDGPVIRSCWEYSDPLSFARQVGLVPADNSAADAMLRGAFNVRTRLGGVLRRPGR; translated from the coding sequence ATGACCGAGGCCACCCAGCGGCCGTACTTCGACCTGCTGCCCTCGTTCGACGCGCTGCGCCGCCGCGACCTCGGCGACGCGCCCTGGTGGGACGACGACTCGGTCTACGATCTGGGCTCGCGCGGAGTTCGGCGCGGCCGCACCGAGATTCGCGGCTACTTCGACGAGATGCTGTGCGCCTTCCCGGATTTCGACATCGAAATCCGCCGCGTGGTCACCGAGGGTTCGTCCCGGGCGGTGCAGTGGGAGGCGGTCGGCACCTTCACCGGCGGCCCCTTCCAGGGCGTGTCGCCCACCGGGACCCGGGTCACCTTCCACGGGCTGGACCTGATCGAGTTCGACGGGCCGGTGATCCGATCCTGCTGGGAGTACAGCGATCCGCTGTCGTTCGCCCGGCAGGTCGGCCTGGTGCCCGCGGACAATTCGGCCGCCGACGCGATGCTGCGCGGGGCGTTCAATGTTCGCACCCGGCTCGGCGGCGTGCTGCGGAGGCCGGGTCGATGA
- a CDS encoding cation:proton antiporter — MSAPVLAIAAPIPPIPGHQLLVLLVQLAVLLAAARALGALAARVGMPAVVGELTAGVLLGPSVLSHLIPSVSRWLFPAQAEQLHLLDGIGQLGVLLLVGLAGMQLDMGHVRRNAGKAAKVSLGGLLIPLALGVGVGLLIPVPLRPADTGRPLFAMFLGVAICVTAIPVIAKTLMELKLTHRDIGQLILTAGVIDDAAGWLLLSMVSAMATSGLRGATIASSLGWLALVLVFAAFVGRPLVRTVMRRAEATGDSTIAVGTAVMLLLLAGAGTQAMNFEAILGSFFCGILIGSCGVDLGRLAPLNTLVMSVLAPIFFASVGLRMDLSALTHWPVLLAALGILAVAIVGKFLGAALGGWGSGLSRTECVALGAGMNARGVIQVIIALVGLRLGVLGTEAYTVLILVAIVTSVMAAPILRRAMAGSAVTEAETHRHQRLVALTQHTVADPRAELEAS; from the coding sequence ATGAGTGCCCCGGTCCTGGCCATCGCGGCGCCGATTCCGCCGATCCCGGGTCATCAGCTGCTGGTGCTGCTGGTGCAGTTGGCGGTGTTGCTGGCGGCCGCGCGGGCGCTGGGCGCGCTGGCCGCCCGCGTCGGAATGCCCGCGGTGGTGGGCGAACTCACCGCCGGGGTGCTGCTCGGCCCGTCGGTGCTCTCGCACCTGATCCCCTCGGTGAGCCGGTGGCTGTTCCCGGCTCAGGCCGAGCAGCTGCATCTGCTCGACGGGATCGGCCAGCTCGGCGTGCTGCTGCTGGTCGGTCTCGCCGGGATGCAGCTGGACATGGGGCATGTGCGGCGCAATGCGGGCAAGGCGGCGAAGGTGAGCCTCGGCGGGCTGCTGATCCCGCTGGCCCTGGGTGTCGGTGTCGGCCTGCTGATTCCGGTTCCGCTGCGGCCCGCCGACACCGGGCGGCCGCTGTTCGCGATGTTCCTGGGCGTCGCCATCTGTGTCACGGCCATCCCGGTGATCGCCAAGACGCTGATGGAGCTGAAGCTCACCCACCGCGATATCGGCCAGCTGATCCTGACCGCCGGTGTCATCGACGACGCGGCCGGATGGCTGCTGCTGTCGATGGTGTCGGCCATGGCGACCAGCGGGCTGCGCGGCGCCACCATCGCGAGCTCGCTCGGCTGGCTGGCGCTGGTGCTCGTGTTCGCGGCGTTCGTCGGCCGCCCGCTGGTGCGCACGGTGATGCGGCGGGCGGAGGCCACCGGCGATTCGACCATCGCGGTCGGTACCGCGGTGATGCTGCTGCTGCTCGCCGGGGCGGGCACCCAGGCGATGAACTTCGAGGCGATTCTGGGCTCGTTCTTCTGCGGCATCCTGATCGGTTCCTGCGGCGTGGATCTGGGGCGGCTGGCCCCGCTGAACACGCTCGTGATGTCGGTGCTGGCGCCGATCTTCTTCGCCTCGGTCGGCCTGCGCATGGACCTGAGCGCGCTGACCCACTGGCCGGTGTTGCTGGCGGCGCTGGGCATTCTCGCCGTCGCCATCGTCGGCAAGTTCCTCGGCGCGGCGCTGGGCGGGTGGGGCAGCGGGCTGAGCCGGACCGAGTGCGTGGCGCTGGGCGCGGGCATGAACGCGCGCGGCGTCATCCAGGTGATCATCGCGCTGGTCGGGCTGCGGCTGGGTGTGCTGGGCACCGAGGCGTACACGGTGCTGATCCTGGTGGCGATCGTGACCTCGGTGATGGCCGCGCCCATCCTGCGCCGAGCGATGGCCGGATCGGCGGTGACCGAGGCGGAGACACACCGGCACCAGCGGCTGGTGGCGCTCACCCAGCACACCGTCGCGGACCCCCGCGCCGAACTCGAGGCCAGCTGA
- a CDS encoding AMP-binding protein: MSPKTIAHTRPATDLLADFAAAVRRHPDRPALVHGDTILTYRDLDTRVRIAAAHLGPTPGIVGVLASHTPATIIQILAILTAGGAYCPLDNTLPPARKHSLATTIGAEYLLSATPNPVAPPGIPIVDTMSTPPTDAPARSSADAPASSPADIPARPHDVIPACFWPESTGTQRVAIDPGQKHAGITGGQRAGMMGHLGNGTAADHGSTPAELAEQPAYVLFTSGSTGRPKPVVTPRRALSAAVGSLRALFEITPEDRVLQFAALSWDTCFEEIFPALTAGAAVVFDDDAHSGSFPRFLRAVAARGVTVLDLPTAMWHELVLYLREEDARLPECVRLVVIGGEGAAPERLRQWRQAGTAGIRLLNTYGCTETTLITHAAELTGDADDRVPLGRALPHVREHVTEEGELLIAGPALALGYLDQPEQTARSFEIADHGDGPRRWFHTGDLVARGDDGLLHPRGRLDDQVKVRGVRVNPAEVEAQLTTHPAVTAAVVIGEQRLGRTALVAYVTVRSPVEPAELTAHLRQRLPGQFVPGIVKILPALATTASGKIDRAAVQRRSTGTMDPPSRGVGR; encoded by the coding sequence ATGAGCCCCAAGACGATTGCACACACCCGGCCCGCCACCGATCTGCTGGCCGACTTCGCCGCCGCCGTCCGCCGCCACCCCGACCGCCCCGCCCTGGTACACGGCGACACCATCCTGACCTACCGCGACCTCGACACCCGAGTCCGCATCGCCGCCGCCCACCTGGGCCCAACCCCCGGCATAGTAGGCGTCCTGGCCTCCCACACCCCCGCCACCATCATCCAAATCCTGGCCATCCTCACCGCAGGCGGCGCCTACTGCCCCTTGGACAACACCCTCCCCCCAGCCCGCAAACACTCCCTGGCCACCACCATCGGCGCCGAGTACCTACTCTCCGCCACCCCGAACCCGGTTGCCCCACCGGGCATTCCGATAGTCGACACAATGTCGACGCCCCCCACTGACGCACCGGCCCGTTCGTCCGCCGACGCACCGGCTAGCTCGCCCGCCGACATACCGGCCCGCCCGCACGATGTGATTCCGGCATGCTTTTGGCCGGAATCTACTGGTACGCAGCGGGTTGCGATTGATCCCGGCCAAAAGCACGCCGGGATCACAGGAGGACAGCGTGCCGGGATGATGGGACACCTCGGTAATGGCACCGCGGCCGACCACGGCAGCACCCCGGCCGAGCTTGCGGAGCAGCCCGCCTATGTGCTGTTCACCTCCGGCTCGACCGGGCGGCCCAAGCCTGTCGTCACCCCGCGCCGGGCATTGTCCGCCGCGGTGGGGTCGTTGCGGGCGCTGTTCGAGATCACGCCCGAGGATCGGGTGTTGCAGTTCGCGGCGTTGAGTTGGGATACCTGTTTCGAGGAGATCTTTCCCGCGCTGACCGCCGGTGCGGCAGTGGTTTTCGACGATGACGCGCACAGCGGGTCGTTTCCGCGGTTCCTGCGGGCGGTGGCGGCGCGCGGGGTGACCGTGCTCGACCTGCCCACGGCGATGTGGCACGAGTTGGTGTTGTATTTGCGCGAGGAGGACGCCCGGCTGCCGGAGTGCGTGCGGCTGGTGGTGATCGGCGGGGAGGGGGCCGCGCCGGAGCGGCTGCGGCAGTGGCGGCAGGCCGGTACCGCCGGGATCCGGCTGCTGAACACCTACGGCTGCACCGAAACCACGCTGATCACCCACGCGGCCGAGTTGACCGGGGACGCCGACGATCGGGTCCCGCTGGGCCGGGCGCTGCCGCACGTGCGCGAGCACGTCACCGAGGAGGGTGAGCTGCTGATCGCCGGGCCCGCACTGGCTCTCGGCTATCTCGATCAGCCCGAGCAGACCGCCCGCAGCTTCGAGATCGCCGACCACGGCGACGGGCCGCGCCGCTGGTTCCACACCGGCGACCTGGTGGCCCGCGGCGACGACGGCCTGCTGCATCCGCGCGGGCGGCTCGACGATCAGGTGAAGGTCCGTGGCGTGCGGGTGAATCCGGCCGAGGTGGAGGCGCAACTGACCACCCACCCGGCGGTGACCGCCGCCGTGGTCATCGGCGAACAGCGCCTCGGCCGCACCGCCCTCGTCGCCTACGTCACCGTGCGCTCGCCGGTCGAGCCCGCCGAGCTCACCGCTCACCTGCGCCAGCGGCTGCCCGGCCAGTTCGTGCCCGGCATCGTGAAAATCCTTCCGGCACTGGCCACCACGGCCAGCGGCAAGATCGACCGAGCCGCGGTACAGCGCCGAAGCACCGGCACCATGGATCCACCGAGTCGAGGAGTCGGCCGATGA
- a CDS encoding phosphopantetheine-binding protein — protein sequence MTAERIVQIFSRVLQSGEVTATSDFFELGGDSLLATRVLSAIAREFGAELSFEEFAEAPSAGALSAKVASVAR from the coding sequence ATGACCGCCGAACGTATCGTCCAGATATTCAGTAGAGTCCTGCAATCCGGGGAAGTGACCGCGACGTCGGACTTCTTCGAGCTCGGCGGCGATTCGCTGCTGGCCACCCGGGTGCTCAGCGCGATCGCCCGGGAGTTCGGCGCCGAGCTGTCGTTCGAGGAGTTCGCCGAGGCTCCGTCGGCCGGCGCCCTGTCGGCCAAGGTCGCGAGCGTGGCCCGATGA
- a CDS encoding flavin monoamine oxidase family protein: MTGRPHRVIVVGAGLAGLVAATELACAGTDVLVLEARDRVGGRVHGIPVAPRVCADAGAAYLGVRHTELLALLAAHGLGTAPTEMAGDSVFTVTDRRMVRASRVPPLHAVALGELFDRLEDLVEEVSAEAPWHGRDAQRMDRTTVAQWACEQLTHPDAHTFFPLFLGEMMAADPAAISVLHMAFYLRSGGGIRYLNAFEGGAQQWRVDGGAQRLCESLAAPLADRLRLRHPVRAVHQGPDGVAVHCDSPHGPVRHRADAVVMAVPPLLAQAVDYRPALAAPRATAVTGRGCAVKVHLIYPAPLWREHGLSGWSVSARGPLLSTVDDSPADGSVGVLTGFVTGAEATAFSALPPQRQRAEVIDQVRRTFPQLPPPRDCLVTDWVAAEYSRGCYAALFGPGDWLRLGPALRAPHGRVHWAGTETSPRFFGLMEGAIRSGRRVADELLDRTSRAAPEFAPAATGIGSGVTS; encoded by the coding sequence ATGACCGGGCGGCCGCACCGGGTGATCGTGGTGGGAGCCGGCCTGGCCGGGCTCGTGGCCGCCACCGAATTGGCCTGCGCCGGAACGGATGTGCTCGTGCTGGAGGCCCGCGATCGGGTCGGCGGCCGGGTGCACGGCATCCCGGTCGCGCCGCGGGTGTGCGCCGACGCGGGCGCGGCCTACCTCGGCGTGCGACACACCGAACTGCTGGCGCTGCTCGCCGCGCACGGCCTGGGCACGGCCCCGACCGAGATGGCGGGCGACAGCGTCTTCACCGTCACCGACCGGCGGATGGTGCGCGCCAGCCGGGTGCCGCCGCTGCACGCGGTCGCCCTCGGCGAGCTGTTCGATCGGCTCGAGGATCTGGTCGAGGAGGTCTCGGCCGAGGCCCCCTGGCACGGCCGCGACGCCCAGCGCATGGATCGAACGACGGTGGCGCAGTGGGCTTGCGAACAGCTCACCCATCCCGATGCCCACACCTTCTTCCCCCTGTTCCTCGGCGAGATGATGGCCGCGGACCCGGCGGCGATCTCGGTGCTGCACATGGCCTTCTACCTGCGTTCCGGCGGCGGCATCCGCTACCTCAACGCCTTCGAGGGCGGCGCCCAGCAGTGGCGGGTCGACGGCGGCGCGCAGCGGCTGTGCGAGAGCCTGGCCGCGCCGCTCGCCGATCGGCTGCGGCTGCGCCACCCGGTGCGCGCGGTGCATCAGGGCCCGGACGGCGTTGCGGTGCACTGCGATTCGCCACACGGACCGGTGCGCCACCGCGCGGACGCGGTGGTGATGGCGGTGCCGCCGCTGCTGGCGCAGGCCGTCGACTACCGGCCCGCGCTCGCCGCCCCGCGGGCCACGGCCGTCACCGGTCGCGGCTGCGCGGTGAAGGTGCACCTGATCTACCCCGCGCCGCTGTGGCGCGAGCACGGCCTGTCCGGCTGGTCGGTGAGCGCGCGGGGACCGCTGCTGTCGACGGTGGACGACTCACCGGCGGACGGCTCGGTGGGCGTGCTCACCGGATTCGTCACCGGCGCCGAGGCCACGGCCTTCTCCGCCCTGCCGCCGCAGCGGCAGCGCGCCGAGGTCATCGATCAGGTGCGGCGGACGTTCCCGCAACTGCCGCCGCCCCGCGACTGCCTGGTCACCGACTGGGTCGCCGCCGAATACAGCCGAGGCTGCTACGCCGCCCTGTTCGGGCCCGGCGACTGGCTGCGGCTGGGCCCGGCGCTGCGCGCGCCGCACGGCCGGGTGCACTGGGCGGGCACCGAGACCAGCCCGCGGTTCTTCGGATTGATGGAGGGCGCGATTCGCTCGGGCCGCCGGGTCGCCGACGAACTGCTCGACCGAACATCAAGGGCCGCACCGGAATTCGCTCCCGCGGCCACGGGAATCGGATCGGGGGTGACGTCGTGA